The genomic interval ACCGATCTGCTGGTCTGCCGTGCCGAAAACAACGGCACCATTAAAAATAATAAGAGCGTTAATATTCCGAACGTCGAGCTGGGCCTTCCGGCACTGACTGAAAAAGATGCTGAATTCATCGACTGGGCCACCCGGTCGGACATCGAATTTATCGCACACTCCTTTGTGCGGAACCGCGACGATGTAATGGCCATCCAAAGCATCCTCGACATGCGGAAAAGCCCCATCAAAATTATCGCGAAAATTGAAAACCGCGAAGGGGTTGAAAACCTCGACTCTATTCTCGATGTAGCCCACGCGGTTATGGTGGCCCGCGGCGATCTCGGGATCGAAATTCCGCCGGAAGAGGTTCCGATTATCCAGAAACAGATGATCAAAACCTGCATCAGCCGCATCAAACCGGTGATCACCGCCACCCAGATGCTGCATACAATGATCGATAATCCGCGCGCCACCCGCGCCGAGGTTTCCGATGTAGCCAACGCCATTTACGACGGTACCGACGCCGTCATGCTCTCCGGAGAAACCGCCTACGGAAAATATCCGGTCGAAGCGGTCACCACCATGGCCGAAATCGCCCGGCGGGTGGAGGATCAGAAAGACGATCTCGTTCGGAAAAAGCTTCATATTGTTCAGCAATCGGATGAAATGCGTCCCCGTAATCATATTGCCCGCTCAGCTGTATCCATTTCCGCCAACCTTCCCGCCAAAGCCATCATCACCAGCACCAAATCCGGCGACACCGCCATGGTTTGCGGCTCCTACCGCGGCAAGACCCCGATTTATGCATTGTCGGCCAGTGCCCGTACCGTGCGCGAACTTTCATTGTGTTACGGTATTTATGCGCGCCAGATCGATATTCCGGCAAGCACCAGCGAACTCGTCCGGTCCGGCGTAAAAATGCTGCTGGATGAAGGTTTATTTGAAAAAGATGATCTGATTATGTTCATCGGAGGCGGTCAGATTTATTCCTCCCATACAAACTTTCTGCAGGTTGAAACCCCGGCCACACTGCTCTCATTGAATAACCGGCCGCTGGAATGATCAAACGGTTCATCGCCTTCTACGGGCCGCATAAACCGCTGTTTGTGCTCGACCTGGCGATGGCGTTTGTTCGTGCGCTGTGCGCCATCCTGATTCCGCTGGTTACCAAACAGCTGTTTGTGCCTGAAGGCGCAACCGGCGCAGAAATCGTGCGAACCGCCGCACTCCTGCTTGCGCTCGTGGCCGTACTGGCCTTTTCGGCCTTCAACAATATTAAATGGGGGCATGTGCTCGGTACGCGTATCGAAACCGATATGCGCAGCGTTCTCTTCCGACATCTCCAGAAGCTTTCCTTCAGCTATTTTGACAAAACCAAAACCGGGCATATCATGTCCCGGCTGAGCAATGATCTCTTTACCATCTCTGAAGTTGCGCACCACGTTCCTGAAGATGTTTTTCTTGCCGCAATCACCATTTCCGGAGCTTTCATCTGCATGTTCTGGATGAATCCGATTCTCGCCGCTGTGGCCCTCATTCCGGTGCCGCTGATGCTCATCTGCGGCATTCTCTTCCAAAAACGTTTCCGTAGAAATGTGCGCTCTATGCGCCGCCGCGTCGCCGACATCAACGCCAACATCGAAAATTCAATCCAGGGCATCCGCGAGGTAAAATCCTTTGCCGGCGAACATCATGCTGTTGCCCGGTTTGATGAAGTGAATCACGATTTCCGCGAATCCAAGGAAACGATGTACCATACCATGGCGGCTTTTCACTCCTCAATGATGGGACTGATCCACTTCCACGAAATTCTCATCACCATCGCCGGGGCTGTTCTCGTATTCAAAGACATGGCCTCCATCGGCGATGTACTCGTCTTTCTTATGTTCGCCCGCTTCATGAACAAACCGATCGACCGCATGGTCAACTTTGTCGAACAGTTCGGCCAGGGGGCCGCCTCATTTGAACGCTTCATCGAAATCATGGACATCGAACCCGATATTCAGGACCGCCCGAATCCCGTTAAGCCTGAAACAGTAACCGGCTGTATCCGGATCAAGGATCTCAGCTTTTCCTACGAAGGGAATGCTGCCCTGGTTTTGAAAAACATCTCTATGACCATTCCCGCCGGACAAACCGTTGCCCTGGTTGGCGAATCAGGAGCCGGGAAATCCACCATCGCCGCACTGATTCCCCGTTTTTACGAAGCCGGAGAAGGATCGATTTCCATCGACGGTGTTAATGTACTCGACCATCGTCAGCAGTTTCTCCGCGAACAGATCGGAATCGTGCAGCAATCCCCGTTCCTGTTTGACACCTCCATTCGCGACAACATCCTCTTCGGCAACCGGGAGGCCTCTGAAGAGGAACTGATCAATGCCGCGCGTCAGGCCAATATTCTCGACTTTATTCAGTCACTGCCCGACGGCTTCGATTCTCAGGTCGGAGAGCACGGAGTCAAACTTTCCGGCGGTCAGAAACAGCGGATTTCCATTGCCCGTGTTTTTCTGAAAAATCCGCCGATCCTGATTTTTGACGAAGCCACCTCGGCCCTCGACACGGAATCGGAGCAGTTGATTCAGAATGCCATGGAACGGCTTTGTAAAAACCGCACCACCATCATTATTGCCCATCGCCTCTCCACCGTGAAACACGCCGACACCATTTTTGTACTGCGCGATGGCGAAGTGGTCGAAAACGGAACCCATGCCGAACTGATCGCACGTAACGGCTACTACCACACCCTCTACACCAAAAGCCTTTTCTGAATCCGGAAATATGCAGCACTGTATTTCAACCGTCCTCGGAAACCGGTGAAAAAGTTCTCTCAAAACCAAGGACCATACGGCGTTCATTCTGATCCCGGCAATACTGCTTAATGATCCGGCCACTGTAAAACGGGCTTAATCGGATCCGGTAATGGACGGGGAAGAATAATACTTCCAAGCCCGTCGCCGCCGCCCACTTGACAGCCACGGCCCTGCACAAATTCCCGGACCGTGGCCGCGGCGGTCATGGCATCAAACAGATCCCCCGTTCCGCGCTTCCGGACCTTGGAAAAATTAATCGTCATTTCAGCCGACGCATCATCATGCAGCAGGGTGTATGAAGCCGATGGAAAAGCCTCATAGGTTGTCCCCAGCTTTTCCAGAATCCGGAAGAGTTCGAATCCCAGTTGCATCCAGGCCGGAGCATCCTTCCGTTTCGGTGTCCACTGCGGATTGGCGAGGTTATGTGCTTTAATCACCACCTCACAGTGCCGCCCCAGCCCCTTATCGGATGCCGTCTTTTTCCGCCACTGCTGTTTCGCACCGTTCCAATACCACTTCCGGAGTCCGGCAAGCGGAACACGCGATGCATCAATACCCATGTGAAGATCTGCGATCCCGCTCAGACCTTCCAGAATCTGAAAAATTTCGTACGGTGTTTTAAACCAGCCGGAATCGACCATTGTGCCCGACGCATCAGCCGCAACAAAAACACAGGGCCGACTCACCTGAACATCTATGCCTATAAACAGATTTTGCATTCCGACGGGAATGTTAGCAGAGCGGTCATTCAGAAACAACGTAAAGCCCGGCCACCTTGTCAATCTCCGGAAGAACCGTTCGGGAGAGCACTTTTTTAGCTTTATTAACGACCATAATATCCGGCCAGGCGGAATTCGTGTGATAAAATGTAAAAGCAATCCTTCCGTCTTCCAAAGGCCGGATTTCGCAGACATGACCACCTTCCCCCTCGGGAAGATTTCCGTCTTCAACCGGATTGAACGTCCAGATCAGTTGGCCCTCCGGATTAAATTCATCCAGCCGGCGAAAGGAACCGATCAGTGTGTTCCCGTTCGACAGACGTACCGCACCTACCGGCTGTCTCAAGCTGGTAAATTCATTCATCACTTCTCCGTCGCGGGAAACTTCCTGAACTTTACCGTCGCGGGTTAAGGGGGCCAGATAGCTCCCATAGGCGGTTTTTCTGCAGAAACGGAACTGCCCGTGATGAGCATGGTTATCAGGAGCCAGCGGAATCCGCTCCAGCGTTCGGCCAAACGAATCAATCTCCAGCAGAACGCCCGGCCCCTCATTACCCACCAGATAACGTCCTTCCCCCAGAATCCGGGCCACAGGATTCTGCATTCCTTCCGGAACAGTGTAGCGCCAAAGCAACTTTCCTTTCCCGGAAATCATCCGGGCACCGGAAATTTCACTGCAGAAAATACTGCCGCCCTTATCGGCATCCAGCGCCTGGGGATGCCGGATATCGGTATAATTCCAGACCACATTCCCGGCCGGATCCACCTTATAAATACCGTCCGGTTTATGGCTGCTGATCACGAATAACGGTCCAGCAGAACAACCGATCGAACAGCACAGCAGAACAACAGCATATCGTATCATCGTGCCGGCCCATCCTCATTACAGCCGCCGGGGCCTTCCGGAAGATTGACCGCGCTGCAGCCCGGCAGCGGATTCATAAAAGCCTCTCTGCCCAGCATATCGATGCGCGGATCTTTATAGAGCAGTTCTTTTCCGCGCTCGATCGCTTTAAGCATTGTAACATAATCCGGATCGGTCTTATCGGCAAAAACCGGAGAGCCATCCGGGCGGGCACACAGCTCCGCCCCTCCGGCAACGGCAGCAAGCGGCGCCTGCAGCAGCAGACTATGCGATGGATTCGTCATATTGATACGGAATTCCGGACCGATCTTCGCCGCTAACGACCACTTCCGGCCCAGACCATGGGAAGAGAGCGACTTATCGCCCCAGATATCACTGTATACCTTCATTCGGACCGGAATCAGCCACGACATATTCAGCGCATCACGTTCGTGACAATCCGCACAGCGTTTTTCAAAGACGGCCGGAAGAATCTCTTTCGCCCACGGATCAGCTCCCGGTTTATTTTCAAACCAGGTATCACGCATACCAAGACCCCGCGGTTTCATGTCCACCAGTGCCGCATCGTAGGTGGCATAATACGGTACATTCGCATCAATCCAGCAGTAGACACGAAACCGCTCATCCCAGCTGATTTCGGACCCGCAATGCGACACATCCATAAATTCGTCAATCCGGCTGACTATTGCACCGACCGTATTCGGTGTGCCTTCATCGTGGTCCAGAGAGAAAACAGAAAGATGATCCACAATATCGCGGTCAATCAGCTGATCGTATGACTGGTTGAAAAAGCGCGTCTTATCATCCGTCAAATTCACTCCGCCTTTCGCCAGCGGACCGCTGTGACATTCAACACAGTGCTTATCCCACACCGGCTGTACAACTGAAACATAATCGATCAGACCCTGCGTTCCCCAGCCCTGCTTTTTCGGCTCCACCGGACCGCGACGCAGAGCCAGAGGCGTTTTTCCGGACATTGGCGGCGCGGAACCGTAGCCGTATTCGCGTTGCTCATGACAGCCGATACAGCTGAGATTCTCACCGGGCATCACGTGCAGATCGGCCCCCATACGCATAAGAGTCTTCCCCTCTTCATTCAGCACATTCAGCGAAATACTGCGCAGTGCCGGAACGCTGAAAAAAGCCGACCCATCTTCCTCAATCGGCACCAGCCCGTTCAGGCGCCGGACATGAACGGTTCCTCGTCCGATCAGAGGCGAATGTCCCCAGGCCTCACCACCGCGAAGAATGCGGCTTTTCTGTACCTGTTCCATAACAGCAATATATTTTGCCTCACCGCGTTTCACATGTTTTGAAATGCCCTTGTAAACATCCTGCACCATCATGGTGGCGGTCATATCCGCCCCGGCATCGGTCCGGTTCATGATTTCCGGATCCTGAAATGTCCAATCGAATGGCGGAATCTTATCGGCAATCACCGGCGGCACTTCGCGTGGCCGCACCGGTATGGCGTTCCAGACGGACAGGCCGTCCGGTGCTTCATAGATAACACGCTCATTGCCGTAGGCATCCAGATAAAGCAGTTTGAGTGGTGTCATCGTATATTCCGGCCTTTTCCACTCCGGAATCTTTTCGGGATTATCCCATTCCGGGCGATGCTTTCTGCCGCCGTAGGAAACCAGAAACTGCTTTTCATTCAGCGGCCACGGTGTGCGGTATCCATCCGGATATTTAAGGTCCCCGTAAATCGGCACCTCGCGCGTGACCCACCGATAACCGGTGCCGCGCGGGGTTTCCGGACCCCGGCCATTCCAGATCAGACCGATCATGCCGGCATGGTGATTGTGGTGCGGCCCGAATACCGCCAGAATCTCCGGGCGGTCGGGAATCGTATGCGCCCACCAGAATCCACCGGGATCCTCAATCGTATTGCCGAAAACCAGCTGGAAATTGGTACCGTCCGGATTCACAGTCCACAGAGCGTGACGTGCAAATACATTTTTCTCCACTCCGTAATCCCAGCGCGTAAACAGAATACGCCCGTCATTGGTGACCCGAGGAGAATGATCGGAATCGATATTGGCCGAAATCAGCCGCAGATCTGAACCGTCGCGTTCCATCGTAAAGAGCAGACCGGCATACTGGCTCTGGCATTCCACAAAGGTACTGCGGCGCGTTGAGATAAAAACCAGGCGGCCGTTCGGCAGCTCAACCGGACTGATATCCGCCGTATCCCCATCCGTAATCTGTTTGAATCCGGTACCGTCCACCCCGATTTCATAAATATTCCAGGCATAGTCCCGATTTACACGTTTGCCGGAAAAGAAAATCGTCTTTCCGTCAAACGATAGACTCATATCATAGATCCGCATATCCGGCTCGGAAAAAATAATCTCCGGTTCACCATCCGGTTCCGCAGGATCCAGCCGACAGATCGCCGAGGGCAATGATCCGCGTGTACGGTATGGCGCAATTGCATTCTGATTATGCAGCGGCTTTGTGATAAAAATGAGCGGCGGCAGACGACGGATTTCCGCATCGAGAAAGTCCTCCAGCTTCTTCCGCATGGCCGAAGCATCTTTGGACCGCTTCAACTCTTTTTCCAACGTCCGGAGCTTCCGATCGTATGCCGCTGCCCCGGGCGTTGCGGGAAATGACGCCAACGATTTTTCAATGTCATACGATGCCGGTGAACACATTGGAATGGGTTCCGCCCGGAATTTAAAACGTTTTACATACTGCTCATCCGACAACCGGTCCACAGCATGAATATCCACATACCAGGGATCCTGAACCGCATGCATACCTTCAACAGCAAATGCAAAACCATGCTCCGCCCAACGGCTCACATTTTTTATAAGCAGACGATTCGTACCCTTTTTCAGCGGAATATTCCGCTTTATCGGTCCCTGATACCGGCTCCAGCCGGTCAGCTTATTCTGCCGGAAGACTTCCTTCCCATTGATCCAGATCTTGAAAAAATCCTGCATGCGGAAATACATCGGAACGGTCTGCTCCTTTTCCGATTCGATCGTGCGGTAAAGATAGACCGCTTCCATGCGCGATGGCGCCGGACCGCGCGGCAGCACATTATAGAAGCCGTCCGAATAATCCGTCCGGACCGTCCACCTGCGATCCAGATCCAGATAACCCGGAAACGGATGCATCCGATAGGTTTTCGTTACGTCCACTATCCCGGCCAGAGCATCTTTTTCGACTTCAAATGCAAAGGCCAGCGTACGATCCAGATTCCCAAACTCCTCATCCTTAAACGGACCGATCACATGCCAGTCGCCCAGCTGAAGGTCTGCGGCCAATAAGGAACCGGCTGTAAGCGCCATTAAACCTGTCAGAATATTTTTCATGAATTCAGTCCTTTTTCTACAGCTTCATCAGTTACCCGGCACTCCGATGTAATCATCTTTTTCAGAACGGAAATCAGCCCGACCGTTCAGGAGGTGCTTCCCCAGAGACTGTCCTGCGGCATCAAAATATTCTGCCACGCCTTCGTTCCACAGGGTTTGTCCACCATCCAGTGCTCCGAAAATTTCAATAGCGGTCAGTCTGGCGGGATGCGGCAGGGTGACTTCAATCCAGGGATTATTCTCTATTTCGGATTTATAAACTGAAGCCAGTCCCGGATGACCGTTATAATTTTTATCGAATGCCCGCTTTGCTTCAAATCCGGCAATCTCAGATGACGCCCGAACCGAACCTTCCGCCGCAAGATTGACTTTCGCCCAGCCGGTCTGCGTTTTTCCCACGGCAATCAGTTCCGCCAAAGCCAGCTGTTTATTCCGTCCCGGCACAGTAACGCGAATGCGCGATACACGCCTTTCCGTAGTTGGAAGTTCCAGGCGGATGTATTCCGTCGGCCGTTCCGGAAACAGTCCTTTACCCTTCACTTTAAAGACATACGCAAATTCACAGGGTTTCTTTTCCGGAAAAACGATTTCCAGTGCGTTTTTTTTCTGTTTCCACAGAATCTTCTCCTCCGAACCGATGAGGGAAACCGATTCCACCTGCAGACCCGGAATTTCCGTCAGACCCAGCGACTCGATTTGAACAGCCCCTTCGTGCCAGCCGCAGACCATGGCATAAAGCGCATCGCCCTTCCGGGTGAAACGGATGTCATCCGCAGTAAGGTTCCGGCCCAGATCATAGTGCTCCGCAGTGCCGTCGTGTATCGGCCCCTCGCCATAGCGATGCCACGGCTTTGTCCCGTAAATCGCCTCGCCGTTGATTTTCAGCCAGTCCCCCATTCTGAAAAGTTCTTTCCGCCACCGCTCCGGCCAGGACCCATCCGCTTCCGGCCCGATACTCAGCAACAGCGTTCCGTTTTTGGAAACAATATCAATCAACTGATAAGTCCAGTATGCACCGCTGATTCGTTCCTGCGGCTCCTTTGATTCATCTCCGAGATTAAACCAGCCCCGGTTGAACGTGCAGTCGGCCATCCACATCGGATAACGGATATGCCCGAATTTACCGTGCTCCACGTCGTAAACCTGACTCTCACGGTTCCCGAAACCGCTTTTAGTGGCCAGTGCCACGGTTTTTCCCTCCTGCACCGACTTGTTGTAATAATAGGCTGTCAGTTTTTTATTGTGCTCATGAAACGCCTTATGCCCGGTGCCGAAATCAAACCACAGAAAATCGATATTATACTTATCAATCAGCTCGACGATGCGGTTATACCACTCATCCACCCACTGCCGGCTCGGACCCTTTTCCGGATCGTGCAAATTATATAAATCCGGCGCCGCAGCAGCATCAAACCGGTCGGGATACATAAATGAACTGAAATACGTCCAGTTCCAGGCCAGATGCGAGGTTACACCGAATTTCATACCCCGCCTGCGCGCTTCTTTCTCCAGCTCCCCCATCACATCAATATGCGGATTCTGATCCACCGAATTCCACCGGGTGTAGCTGGAATCATACATATCAAAACCGCAATGATGCGCCGACATACCGACGATGAAACGAACGCCCACCCGCTCAGCATCCCCAACCCACTGCGCGGCACTGAAGCCCTCGCCGGAGAACCGCTTCACAAAATCCTTATAGCCGAATTCCGAAGGATCGCCATAGGTCTTCACATGATGCTTATAGACATGCCCATCCGGCGCGGCATACATATTCCGCGCATACCAGCCATCAAATCCCGGCACCGATGCCGGATTCCAGCACCAGTACATGCCGAACTTCGCCTCATTCAGCCACTCCGCCTGAGGGTAACGGTCAAGATCCTCCCAGTCTGCCTTATACGGAACTGCCGCTCCGAGTGCAACCGTGACCATTGATACAGACAGAAAAAACAGTTTCATAACAGATTCTCCTATTTCACTGGCGTTAGACGCACCCCCTGGAACATAAATCCGTTCCAACGTCTGGAAGCATCAGGTTTGAGCATAAACGTCTTTTTCCCGGCAGCAGCAAATTCGACCATGCCCGCCGGCATATACTGAGGACGCAGTTTGTTCCC from Verrucomicrobia bacterium S94 carries:
- the pyk gene encoding pyruvate kinase translates to MLKKQTKIICTIAGNRCEEEFIRKLYKAGMNVARLNTAHISTVEADLMVQRIRSVADDIGILIDTKGPEVRTSGMGSEILELNTGDLVEIGDKKQPENGFTVNYEDFVNDVPVGSDILIDDGEIRLTVLEKKTDLLVCRAENNGTIKNNKSVNIPNVELGLPALTEKDAEFIDWATRSDIEFIAHSFVRNRDDVMAIQSILDMRKSPIKIIAKIENREGVENLDSILDVAHAVMVARGDLGIEIPPEEVPIIQKQMIKTCISRIKPVITATQMLHTMIDNPRATRAEVSDVANAIYDGTDAVMLSGETAYGKYPVEAVTTMAEIARRVEDQKDDLVRKKLHIVQQSDEMRPRNHIARSAVSISANLPAKAIITSTKSGDTAMVCGSYRGKTPIYALSASARTVRELSLCYGIYARQIDIPASTSELVRSGVKMLLDEGLFEKDDLIMFIGGGQIYSSHTNFLQVETPATLLSLNNRPLE
- a CDS encoding ABC transporter ATP-binding protein encodes the protein MIKRFIAFYGPHKPLFVLDLAMAFVRALCAILIPLVTKQLFVPEGATGAEIVRTAALLLALVAVLAFSAFNNIKWGHVLGTRIETDMRSVLFRHLQKLSFSYFDKTKTGHIMSRLSNDLFTISEVAHHVPEDVFLAAITISGAFICMFWMNPILAAVALIPVPLMLICGILFQKRFRRNVRSMRRRVADINANIENSIQGIREVKSFAGEHHAVARFDEVNHDFRESKETMYHTMAAFHSSMMGLIHFHEILITIAGAVLVFKDMASIGDVLVFLMFARFMNKPIDRMVNFVEQFGQGAASFERFIEIMDIEPDIQDRPNPVKPETVTGCIRIKDLSFSYEGNAALVLKNISMTIPAGQTVALVGESGAGKSTIAALIPRFYEAGEGSISIDGVNVLDHRQQFLREQIGIVQQSPFLFDTSIRDNILFGNREASEEELINAARQANILDFIQSLPDGFDSQVGEHGVKLSGGQKQRISIARVFLKNPPILIFDEATSALDTESEQLIQNAMERLCKNRTTIIIAHRLSTVKHADTIFVLRDGEVVENGTHAELIARNGYYHTLYTKSLF